The following coding sequences are from one Microbacterium sp. SSM24 window:
- a CDS encoding PHP domain-containing protein, which yields MPASQRFEGPSDLHLHSVLSDGTESPAQVMAAAHRHGLRTAALTDHDTTSGWAEAAEATASLGMTFIPGMELSARHEWRSVHVLAYLVDPDDPGLRAMTERIRSSRLDRARLMADRISRDYDLVWDDIVAQTSEGATIGRPHIADALVARGLVRDRTEAFSSILSPGGDYYVALYAPDPVTAVELVVAAGGVPVIAHPAGRAGLLPMPLMERMLRAGLAGFELGHRENLGSGIRTLRTLCEERDLIVTGSSDYHGLGKPNQPGENTTSDAMLARIIERATGSAPVYP from the coding sequence ATGCCGGCTTCGCAACGCTTCGAGGGGCCGAGCGATCTGCACCTGCATTCGGTCCTCTCCGACGGCACGGAGTCGCCGGCGCAGGTGATGGCCGCCGCCCACCGTCACGGGCTGCGCACCGCCGCGCTCACCGACCACGACACGACCTCGGGGTGGGCGGAGGCCGCCGAGGCGACCGCCTCCCTGGGCATGACGTTCATCCCCGGAATGGAGCTGTCCGCCCGTCACGAATGGCGCAGCGTGCACGTGCTGGCATATCTCGTAGACCCGGACGACCCCGGCCTCCGTGCGATGACGGAGCGCATCCGCTCGTCGCGGCTGGACCGCGCCCGCCTGATGGCGGATCGCATCTCTCGCGACTACGACTTGGTGTGGGACGACATCGTCGCCCAGACGTCCGAGGGAGCGACGATCGGCCGCCCGCACATCGCCGACGCCCTCGTCGCGCGCGGACTCGTGCGCGACCGCACCGAGGCGTTCTCGAGCATCCTGAGCCCGGGAGGCGACTACTACGTCGCACTGTACGCACCCGATCCGGTGACGGCGGTCGAACTCGTCGTCGCGGCGGGGGGAGTCCCTGTGATCGCTCACCCCGCGGGACGTGCGGGGCTCCTGCCGATGCCGTTGATGGAGCGGATGCTGCGTGCCGGCCTCGCCGGGTTCGAGCTGGGTCACCGCGAGAACCTCGGGTCCGGCATCCGCACGCTTCGTACCCTGTGCGAGGAGCGCGACCTCATCGTGACCGGGTCGAGCGACTACCACGGACTGGGAAAGCCGAATCAGCCCGGCGAGAACACGACGTCGGACGCGATGCTCGCGCGCATCATCGAGCGCGCAACGGGAAGCGCCCCCGTCTACCCGTAG
- a CDS encoding SHOCT domain-containing protein, whose amino-acid sequence MRFIDAVTTSYEYQGFWGSLGDIIWWFLWAFVFVAYLFALFAVIGDLFRDHELSGWWKAVWIIFLIFVPFLTLLVYLIARGNGMAKRGAAEARQLQSAQDAYIKQVASASSPSDEIAKAKTLLDAGTISQAEYDAIKAKALS is encoded by the coding sequence GTGCGATTCATCGACGCCGTCACCACGAGTTACGAGTACCAGGGCTTCTGGGGTTCCCTCGGAGACATCATCTGGTGGTTCCTGTGGGCCTTCGTCTTCGTCGCCTACCTCTTCGCGCTGTTCGCCGTGATCGGCGACCTGTTCCGCGACCACGAGCTCAGCGGCTGGTGGAAGGCCGTGTGGATCATCTTCCTGATCTTCGTCCCCTTCCTCACGCTGCTGGTCTACCTGATCGCCCGGGGCAACGGCATGGCCAAGCGCGGCGCGGCCGAGGCACGTCAGCTGCAGTCGGCGCAGGACGCCTACATCAAGCAGGTCGCCAGCGCCTCGAGCCCGTCGGACGAGATCGCCAAGGCCAAGACGCTGCTGGACGCCGGGACCATCAGCCAGGCCGAGTACGACGCCATTAAGGCGAAGGCTCTCAGCTGA
- a CDS encoding DEAD/DEAH box helicase — protein MTTFAELGVDQDIVDALSAKGIVDAFPIQEQTIPLGLPGQDIIGQAKTGTGKTFGFGIPVVQRLGLDPAPGVKALIVVPTRELCVQVYEDMDMLTSNRSTSVVAIYGGKAYEGQIDQLKAGAQIVVGTPGRLIDLNNQRLLDLSNATQVVLDEADKMLDLGFLADIEKIFSKVPPVRHTQLFSATMPGPIVALARRFMTNPIHIRATDPDEGLTQANIKHLVYRAHSLDKDEVIARILQAEGRGKSVIFTRTKRAAQKLVDELGDRGFNAAAVHGDMSQEARERSMAAFKAGKRDVLIATDVAARGIDVDDVTHVINHTIPDDEKTYLHRAGRTGRAGKTGIAVTFVDWDDLHKWALINRALEFGQPEPVETYSSSPHLYTDLDIPAGTKGRIATAPKTQTVRTTDAATRDGGSSDDAQRRRRRRSGGSAAGESGAVERPATGSAERTAGGGGTHDGGGKEHHDGKPAPRRRRRRRGGSGGSAGAPTIGA, from the coding sequence GTGACGACCTTCGCCGAACTCGGCGTGGACCAGGACATCGTCGACGCGCTCTCCGCCAAGGGGATCGTCGACGCCTTCCCGATCCAGGAGCAGACCATCCCCCTCGGCCTTCCCGGCCAGGACATCATCGGACAGGCCAAGACGGGCACCGGCAAGACCTTCGGCTTCGGCATCCCCGTCGTTCAGCGGCTCGGGCTCGACCCGGCACCGGGTGTGAAAGCGCTCATCGTCGTGCCGACGCGCGAACTCTGCGTTCAGGTCTACGAGGACATGGACATGCTGACGTCCAATCGCTCGACCAGCGTCGTCGCCATCTACGGCGGCAAGGCGTACGAGGGCCAGATCGACCAGCTCAAGGCGGGCGCGCAGATCGTCGTGGGCACCCCCGGTCGCCTCATCGACCTCAACAACCAGCGTCTGCTCGACCTGTCTAACGCGACGCAGGTCGTGCTCGACGAGGCCGACAAGATGCTGGACCTGGGCTTCCTCGCCGACATCGAGAAGATCTTCTCCAAGGTCCCCCCGGTGCGGCACACTCAGCTCTTCTCGGCGACGATGCCCGGCCCGATCGTCGCGCTCGCGCGTCGGTTCATGACCAACCCCATCCACATCCGCGCCACCGACCCGGACGAGGGGCTCACGCAGGCCAACATCAAGCACCTGGTGTACCGCGCGCACTCGCTCGACAAGGACGAGGTCATCGCCCGCATCCTGCAGGCGGAGGGTCGTGGCAAGAGCGTCATCTTCACGCGCACCAAGCGCGCCGCGCAGAAGCTCGTGGACGAGCTCGGCGACCGCGGTTTCAACGCCGCCGCCGTGCACGGCGACATGAGCCAGGAGGCCCGCGAGCGTTCGATGGCCGCGTTCAAGGCCGGCAAGCGCGACGTGCTGATCGCGACCGACGTCGCGGCGCGCGGCATCGACGTCGACGACGTCACCCACGTCATCAATCACACCATCCCCGATGATGAGAAGACCTACCTGCACCGCGCGGGCCGCACCGGCCGCGCGGGCAAGACCGGCATCGCCGTGACGTTCGTGGACTGGGACGACCTGCACAAGTGGGCGCTCATCAACCGGGCGCTCGAGTTCGGTCAGCCCGAGCCCGTCGAGACGTACTCCTCGAGCCCGCACCTCTACACCGACCTCGACATCCCCGCCGGCACCAAGGGCCGCATCGCGACGGCGCCGAAGACGCAGACGGTGCGGACGACGGATGCCGCCACCCGCGACGGCGGCTCCTCCGACGATGCTCAGCGCCGGCGCCGGCGCCGTTCGGGCGGCAGCGCCGCGGGCGAGAGCGGTGCCGTGGAGCGTCCGGCGACAGGATCCGCAGAGCGCACGGCCGGCGGCGGTGGCACGCACGACGGCGGAGGCAAGGAGCACCACGACGGCAAGCCCGCGCCTCGTCGCCGGCGCCGCCGTCGCGGTGGCTCGGGCGGCTCCGCGGGCGCGCCGACGATCGGGGCCTGA
- a CDS encoding ferritin-like domain-containing protein — protein MVKWFWQRREPGRKLQLRSREDLGDATRVDFEELAPAIDTYLGQAAYLQLGYFETLSELIALTPGLSDKEALSRAAGAALTKHEALVALIRERGDDPTDLMLPFREPLDSFRAATHGVRPQETLLSVHITAGMLDDFYLALSASYGETGRRVALILQADDDRAGIVEIILRTIDGDPEWASLLALWGRRLVGDTLLIARAALRPATLGAVDEAKVEPVFTELMSAHSKRMDAMALAA, from the coding sequence GTGGTCAAGTGGTTCTGGCAGCGACGTGAACCCGGGCGGAAGCTGCAACTGCGCTCACGGGAAGACCTCGGCGACGCCACGCGCGTCGACTTCGAGGAGCTCGCGCCCGCGATCGACACGTATCTCGGCCAGGCTGCCTATCTGCAGCTCGGGTACTTCGAGACGCTCAGCGAACTCATCGCCCTCACTCCGGGGCTGTCCGACAAAGAGGCGCTCTCCCGCGCGGCGGGAGCCGCGCTCACCAAGCACGAGGCGCTGGTCGCGCTCATCCGCGAACGCGGGGACGACCCCACCGACCTGATGCTGCCCTTCCGCGAGCCCCTCGACTCGTTCCGAGCGGCGACGCACGGCGTGCGCCCGCAGGAGACGCTGCTCTCGGTGCACATCACCGCGGGGATGCTCGACGACTTCTACCTCGCGCTGTCGGCCAGCTACGGCGAGACCGGTCGGCGCGTCGCGCTGATCCTGCAGGCGGACGACGACCGCGCCGGGATCGTCGAGATCATCCTCCGCACGATCGACGGCGACCCCGAATGGGCCTCGCTGCTGGCGTTGTGGGGCCGAAGGCTCGTCGGCGACACGCTGCTCATCGCACGCGCGGCGCTGCGCCCCGCCACGCTCGGCGCCGTGGACGAGGCGAAGGTCGAGCCGGTGTTCACCGAGCTGATGTCCGCTCACTCGAAGCGGATGGACGCGATGGCCCTCGCGGCCTGA
- a CDS encoding DUF3107 domain-containing protein has product MEIRIGIANTGRELSFETNEPAADVKKSIATALDAGATHVTFSDVKGNNYIVPTSGLAYIELGTEESRRVGFVA; this is encoded by the coding sequence GTGGAGATCCGCATCGGCATCGCGAACACCGGACGCGAGCTCAGCTTCGAGACCAACGAGCCCGCGGCCGACGTCAAGAAGTCGATCGCGACCGCGCTCGACGCCGGCGCGACCCACGTCACGTTCAGCGACGTCAAGGGGAACAACTACATCGTTCCCACGTCGGGGCTGGCCTACATCGAGCTCGGGACCGAGGAGTCCCGCCGCGTCGGCTTCGTCGCCTGA
- a CDS encoding ATP-dependent helicase: MVSRDGSEAAAALDDSQRAVVDLASTASGVVVGAPGTGKTTALVARVAALVEGGVDPDGVLVLTPSRQTATALRDRLAIAVDRATSGPLARSVASFAFQLVRAHAVAIDAEPPQLLTGGDEDQLIHDLLEGDAEDEASEPSRWPEWLAPGIRGTAGFRTEVRTFFAECTTLGIGPDRLRALGQRDERPAWTSLASFFEEYLDVRADMRGAHRDAAGLVREAVGLVRTLGDGIEALDRVRVILVDDAQELTLGGVELLEAARGRAIPVLAFGDPDVGSGAFRGATPENFARLAASLGQVHVLGERHRGTAWQAELVRRVTQRIGAVGVVAHRGSGSGAEPDDSVRALLLRSAAEEYDAVARILRERHVHDGVPWGRCAVIAHDTRQVAALETELAAREVPARSSGPGRALGVLRPVGDLLRLVDLAAREEWEFDDVSRALLGTYGRLDPIELRRLRSTMRHTELAAGGERPGKELLLSAMRQPLEFDLIDTREARRAAQLARTLAFLGDELARGATAHELLWAAWDRSGLERVWSESARGHGPLAEQANRDLDALVALFQAAKRFVERSIDADPRVFVRGILDSDVAEDRLTAPVRNDTVQILTPAGALGLEFDTVVIAGVQEGVWPNTRLRGSLLETWRLADAASRVAGDAPGVFDRRRSAMHDELRLLARALSRGAERIVVTAVDDDDTGPSVFFEFFPDPERYTVDHPLSLRGLVARHRRRLTERGRAGSPAAAHAAAQLALLADAGIAGAAPSQWYGVPAPTSAGPLRDLAKEDVRVSPSRLHTLEECELNWVIGDLGGDPGGTTAGLGTIIHAALEHADDPSEESLWAQVDARWGELTFEADWRERAEKTRARDLVRRLHLYLRRFDDAGGKLIGAEPHFEVAIPLDDAEAFEHGAILSGYIDRVELTPEGAVVIMDLKTGKREPQTDAKVVDNPQLGAYQLAFEAGAIPEAGGHPAGGAKLLVLRPTATRSDYVTPWQPPFDDVRRDAFLARIRSAVTIMRGVSFSAPYEEHCRDDHSYGLCRIHTIGAVSAS; encoded by the coding sequence ATGGTGTCGCGGGACGGATCCGAAGCAGCGGCCGCGCTCGACGACTCTCAGCGCGCCGTCGTCGACCTCGCGTCGACCGCCTCCGGAGTCGTGGTCGGTGCGCCGGGAACGGGCAAGACGACGGCCCTCGTGGCCCGCGTCGCGGCGCTGGTCGAGGGCGGAGTCGACCCCGACGGGGTGCTCGTGCTGACCCCCTCACGGCAGACCGCGACCGCTCTGCGCGATCGGCTCGCCATCGCGGTCGACCGCGCGACGTCCGGTCCGCTCGCACGTTCGGTCGCCTCGTTCGCGTTCCAGCTGGTGCGGGCGCACGCGGTCGCCATCGACGCCGAGCCGCCGCAGCTGCTCACCGGCGGCGACGAGGACCAGCTGATCCACGATCTGCTCGAAGGCGACGCCGAAGACGAGGCATCGGAGCCCTCTCGATGGCCGGAGTGGCTGGCGCCGGGGATCCGAGGGACGGCGGGGTTCCGCACGGAGGTGCGCACGTTCTTCGCCGAGTGCACCACGCTCGGCATCGGCCCCGACCGGCTGCGCGCGCTCGGGCAGCGTGACGAGCGGCCCGCCTGGACCTCGCTGGCCTCGTTCTTCGAGGAGTATCTCGATGTCCGGGCCGACATGCGCGGCGCTCACCGTGATGCGGCGGGGCTCGTGCGCGAGGCTGTCGGCCTCGTCCGCACGCTGGGCGACGGCATCGAGGCGCTCGATCGCGTCAGGGTGATCCTCGTCGACGACGCGCAGGAGCTCACACTCGGCGGCGTCGAGCTGCTCGAGGCCGCGCGGGGCCGTGCCATCCCGGTCCTGGCGTTCGGCGACCCCGACGTCGGCTCCGGAGCGTTCCGCGGCGCGACGCCCGAGAACTTCGCGCGCCTCGCGGCATCCCTCGGCCAGGTGCACGTCCTCGGCGAGCGGCATCGCGGAACGGCCTGGCAGGCCGAGCTGGTGCGGCGCGTCACCCAGCGGATAGGTGCGGTCGGGGTCGTCGCGCACCGCGGCTCGGGCTCGGGAGCAGAGCCCGACGACTCGGTGCGGGCGCTGCTGCTGCGCTCGGCCGCAGAGGAGTACGACGCGGTGGCGCGCATCCTGCGCGAGCGCCACGTGCACGACGGCGTGCCCTGGGGGCGCTGCGCCGTGATCGCGCATGACACGCGGCAGGTCGCGGCGCTCGAGACCGAGCTCGCCGCTCGAGAGGTGCCCGCGCGCTCCAGCGGTCCGGGACGCGCGCTCGGCGTGCTGCGACCGGTGGGCGATCTGCTGCGGCTCGTCGATCTCGCGGCGCGAGAGGAGTGGGAGTTCGACGACGTGTCGCGCGCGCTCCTGGGCACGTACGGGCGGTTGGATCCGATCGAGCTGCGCCGCCTTCGTTCCACGATGCGCCACACCGAGCTCGCGGCCGGGGGAGAACGCCCGGGCAAAGAGCTGCTGCTGTCCGCGATGCGTCAGCCGCTCGAGTTCGATCTCATCGATACCCGCGAGGCGCGCCGTGCCGCCCAACTCGCGCGCACACTCGCGTTCCTGGGCGACGAGCTCGCTCGCGGCGCGACCGCCCACGAACTGCTCTGGGCGGCGTGGGACCGGAGCGGACTCGAGCGCGTGTGGTCGGAGTCGGCGCGCGGTCACGGGCCGCTGGCGGAGCAGGCGAACCGCGACCTCGACGCCCTCGTCGCGCTCTTCCAGGCGGCGAAGCGATTCGTGGAGCGCTCGATCGACGCGGATCCGCGCGTGTTCGTGCGCGGCATCCTGGATTCCGACGTCGCCGAGGACCGCCTCACGGCGCCGGTGCGCAACGACACCGTGCAGATTCTCACCCCCGCCGGTGCGCTCGGCCTCGAGTTCGACACCGTCGTCATCGCGGGCGTGCAGGAGGGCGTGTGGCCGAACACGCGGCTGCGGGGGAGTCTCCTCGAGACCTGGCGGCTGGCGGATGCCGCGTCCCGCGTCGCCGGCGATGCGCCGGGGGTCTTCGACCGTCGCCGTTCCGCCATGCACGATGAGCTGCGACTCCTCGCCCGCGCCCTGTCACGCGGCGCCGAGCGCATCGTCGTGACCGCCGTCGATGACGACGACACCGGGCCGAGCGTCTTCTTCGAGTTCTTCCCCGACCCCGAGCGCTATACCGTCGACCACCCTCTCTCGCTGCGCGGCCTGGTGGCGCGCCACCGACGCAGGCTGACCGAGCGCGGCCGCGCCGGGTCGCCCGCGGCGGCGCACGCGGCCGCACAGCTCGCGCTGCTGGCCGACGCCGGTATCGCGGGAGCAGCGCCGTCGCAGTGGTACGGAGTGCCCGCACCGACCTCTGCAGGACCACTGCGCGACCTGGCGAAAGAAGACGTGCGCGTCTCGCCGTCGCGGCTCCACACACTGGAGGAGTGCGAGCTCAACTGGGTCATCGGCGACCTCGGCGGTGATCCGGGCGGAACGACGGCAGGGCTCGGCACGATCATCCACGCCGCGCTCGAGCACGCCGACGACCCCAGCGAGGAGTCGCTGTGGGCTCAGGTCGACGCCCGCTGGGGCGAGCTGACCTTCGAGGCCGATTGGCGAGAGCGCGCCGAGAAGACCCGGGCGCGCGACCTGGTCCGCCGCCTGCACCTGTATCTCAGACGCTTCGACGATGCGGGCGGGAAGCTCATCGGCGCCGAACCGCATTTCGAGGTCGCGATCCCGCTCGACGATGCTGAGGCCTTCGAGCACGGCGCGATCCTGTCGGGGTACATCGACCGCGTCGAGCTCACGCCCGAGGGCGCCGTCGTCATCATGGATCTCAAGACGGGCAAGCGTGAGCCGCAGACCGACGCGAAGGTGGTCGACAATCCTCAGCTCGGCGCCTACCAGCTCGCGTTCGAAGCCGGCGCGATCCCCGAAGCGGGCGGTCATCCGGCTGGCGGCGCGAAGCTCCTGGTGCTGCGGCCGACCGCGACGCGGTCCGACTACGTCACCCCGTGGCAGCCGCCGTTCGACGACGTGCGCCGAGACGCGTTCCTCGCGCGCATCCGCTCCGCCGTCACGATCATGCGCGGTGTCTCCTTCAGCGCCCCCTACGAGGAGCACTGCCGCGACGACCACTCGTACGGCCTGTGCCGAATCCATACGATCGGCGCGGTGAGCGCCTCATGA
- a CDS encoding ATP-dependent DNA helicase, whose protein sequence is MTVSAPPVLLSARVIAAALGQFPPTDEQAAVIEAPLAPALVVAGAGSGKTETMASRVVWLVANGLVRRDQVLGLTFTRKAAGELAERIQRRLARLAEFERRGLVPALPGMHESGRLAVFGELERAGGDGTRTAVARSEALDALARSVGAAPQDADDDALLHRPTVSTYNSFADQIVREHAVRIGRDAEAAVLSESAAWLLMRRVVFASDDPRLEGRVEAVRTIIDGALRIARDGVDNLVDLDELAAFPDAFERVLELPSTNARTVVYADVAEASEKVGALSMLADLARAYAAEKRRIGVIDFSDQVAGALDVVRSHGVVAEDLRDRYRVVLLDEYQDTSVVQTDLLAMLFAGTGVMAVGDPHQAIYGWRGASAGNLGGFPRAFAGERDCAEYTLLTSWRNSAGVLTAANAVLAPLAASAAVPVQELRARPGAPAGVIECAFDADLDIETDRVAAWFETVRAERRHAGLTTTGAILFRSKKHMVRFGDALGRRGIPHRILGLGGLLSTPEVVDVVSALRVVSDPSAGSALIRLLSGPRWAIGLPDLRELAALARRIARHDAALQPLAPEVVEQIRSGAGDDDGSLVDALDFVLRHPVDHGWLSGFTAGARERLREAGAVFAGLRQAVGMPVPELVRLIEGELRLDVELAANEARGPSRIASAQLRAFVDELHAFLAADETGSLSSLLAWLDHAEQLDEFAPRTEPPEDDVVQLLTIHGSKGLEWDAVAVVRLVKDELPSAPRDTKAWLGFGVLPYAFRGDAAWLPTLAWRSAQTQQELKAALDDFIAANRARQLEEDRRLAYVAVTRARDHLLLTGSSWSGTKRPRERSPFYGEITDALGVVEPELDAGENPYLGERRVLQWPIDPLGSRRDTVERAASIAAEAIDAPRAEPERDLALLLAERQARRAAPEHAAPTRIAASRYKEFVSDYAGTVAAIARPLPERPFRQTRLGTLFHAWVEQRAGRPGLGGSIDDALWESDEDAPGSTSSAEDAASLDALRARFLASEWAPLRPLEVETEIDFTLTDLDGRPHVVICKLDAVYRRDDRGGRIEIVDWKTGAAPRTAAEREERMLQLELYRRAYHAKHGVALDEIDVALYYVAEDLILRG, encoded by the coding sequence ATGACCGTGTCCGCTCCTCCCGTGCTGCTGTCGGCGCGGGTCATCGCCGCCGCGCTCGGACAGTTCCCGCCCACCGACGAGCAGGCTGCCGTGATCGAGGCCCCGCTCGCCCCCGCGCTCGTCGTGGCGGGAGCGGGGAGCGGCAAGACCGAGACGATGGCGTCGCGTGTGGTGTGGCTCGTCGCGAACGGGCTGGTGCGTCGCGACCAGGTGCTCGGACTCACCTTCACCCGCAAGGCCGCGGGAGAGCTGGCCGAGCGGATCCAGCGCCGCCTCGCGCGACTCGCCGAGTTCGAGCGACGAGGGCTCGTGCCCGCGCTGCCGGGCATGCACGAGAGCGGCCGGCTCGCCGTGTTCGGCGAGCTCGAGCGCGCGGGGGGCGACGGCACGCGCACCGCGGTCGCGCGCAGCGAGGCCTTGGATGCGCTGGCGCGGTCGGTCGGGGCCGCACCTCAGGACGCCGACGACGATGCGCTCCTGCACCGTCCGACCGTGTCGACCTACAACAGCTTCGCGGACCAGATCGTGCGCGAGCACGCTGTGCGCATCGGACGGGATGCCGAGGCCGCCGTGCTCTCGGAGTCCGCGGCGTGGCTGCTGATGCGCCGTGTCGTGTTCGCGTCCGACGATCCCCGCCTCGAGGGGCGCGTCGAGGCGGTGCGCACCATCATCGACGGGGCACTCCGGATCGCGCGCGACGGGGTCGACAATCTCGTCGACCTCGACGAGCTCGCGGCCTTCCCCGACGCGTTCGAGCGGGTGCTCGAGCTGCCGTCCACCAACGCGCGCACCGTCGTCTACGCCGACGTCGCGGAGGCGTCCGAGAAGGTGGGCGCCCTGTCGATGCTTGCCGACCTCGCGAGGGCATACGCCGCCGAGAAGCGCCGCATCGGCGTGATCGACTTCTCCGATCAGGTCGCCGGTGCGCTCGACGTCGTGCGAAGCCACGGGGTGGTCGCCGAAGACCTTCGCGACCGGTATCGCGTCGTGCTCCTGGACGAGTACCAGGACACGTCCGTCGTGCAGACCGATCTGCTGGCGATGCTGTTCGCCGGAACCGGGGTGATGGCCGTCGGCGACCCCCATCAGGCGATCTACGGCTGGCGCGGCGCGAGTGCCGGCAACCTCGGCGGATTCCCCCGTGCCTTCGCGGGGGAGCGGGACTGCGCCGAGTACACGCTCCTCACGAGCTGGCGCAACAGTGCCGGTGTGCTGACCGCCGCCAACGCCGTGCTCGCGCCGCTCGCGGCATCCGCTGCCGTCCCGGTGCAGGAGCTCCGGGCGCGCCCCGGTGCCCCCGCGGGGGTGATCGAGTGCGCCTTCGACGCCGACCTCGACATCGAGACCGATCGCGTCGCGGCGTGGTTCGAGACGGTGCGTGCCGAGCGTCGGCACGCGGGGCTCACCACCACCGGCGCGATCCTCTTCCGCAGCAAGAAGCACATGGTGCGCTTCGGCGACGCCCTCGGCCGACGCGGCATCCCTCATCGCATCCTCGGCCTGGGCGGTCTGCTGTCCACGCCCGAAGTGGTGGATGTCGTCAGCGCGCTGCGCGTGGTGAGCGACCCGAGCGCGGGCTCCGCCCTCATCCGGCTTCTGTCCGGGCCGCGCTGGGCCATCGGACTCCCCGACCTTCGCGAGCTGGCCGCGCTCGCGCGCCGTATCGCGCGACACGATGCTGCGCTCCAGCCGCTGGCGCCCGAGGTGGTCGAGCAGATCCGGTCGGGGGCCGGCGATGACGACGGCTCGCTGGTGGACGCGCTCGACTTCGTGCTGCGGCATCCGGTCGATCACGGCTGGCTCTCGGGCTTCACCGCGGGGGCGCGCGAGCGGCTGCGCGAGGCGGGCGCCGTGTTCGCGGGGCTCCGGCAGGCGGTCGGGATGCCCGTCCCCGAGCTGGTCCGGCTCATCGAGGGGGAGCTCCGTCTCGACGTCGAACTCGCGGCGAATGAGGCGCGCGGGCCATCGCGGATCGCGTCGGCGCAGCTCCGCGCATTCGTCGACGAGCTTCACGCGTTCCTCGCCGCCGATGAGACGGGGTCGCTGTCGAGCCTGCTGGCCTGGCTCGACCATGCGGAGCAGCTGGACGAGTTCGCTCCCCGCACCGAGCCCCCCGAGGACGACGTGGTGCAGCTCCTCACGATCCACGGCTCGAAGGGTCTCGAGTGGGATGCCGTCGCTGTCGTGCGGCTCGTGAAGGACGAGCTGCCCAGTGCGCCTCGCGACACCAAGGCGTGGCTGGGATTCGGTGTGCTTCCGTACGCGTTCCGGGGCGACGCCGCGTGGCTCCCCACGCTGGCGTGGCGTTCGGCGCAGACGCAGCAGGAACTCAAGGCGGCCCTCGACGACTTCATCGCCGCGAACCGCGCGCGACAGCTCGAGGAGGATCGCCGGCTCGCTTACGTGGCGGTGACTCGCGCGCGGGATCATCTGCTGCTGACCGGATCGAGCTGGTCGGGAACCAAGCGGCCTCGCGAGCGCAGCCCGTTCTACGGCGAGATCACCGACGCCCTCGGCGTCGTCGAACCGGAGCTCGACGCGGGGGAGAACCCGTACCTCGGCGAGCGTCGGGTACTGCAATGGCCGATCGACCCGCTCGGTTCGCGGCGCGACACGGTCGAGCGCGCGGCGTCGATCGCCGCCGAGGCGATCGATGCTCCGCGTGCAGAGCCCGAGCGGGACCTGGCGCTGCTGCTGGCGGAGCGTCAGGCGCGGCGAGCCGCGCCTGAGCATGCGGCGCCGACGCGCATCGCGGCGTCGCGCTACAAGGAGTTCGTCTCGGACTACGCCGGCACGGTGGCCGCGATCGCGCGTCCGCTGCCCGAGCGGCCGTTCCGTCAGACGCGCCTGGGCACGCTCTTCCACGCGTGGGTCGAGCAGCGTGCGGGGCGTCCGGGGCTGGGCGGATCGATCGACGATGCGCTGTGGGAGAGCGACGAGGACGCCCCCGGCTCGACGTCGTCTGCCGAAGACGCCGCGTCCTTGGATGCGCTGCGCGCCCGCTTCCTCGCCTCCGAGTGGGCGCCCCTGCGCCCCCTCGAGGTCGAGACCGAGATCGACTTCACCCTCACCGACCTCGACGGGCGTCCGCACGTCGTCATCTGCAAGCTCGATGCCGTCTACCGGCGCGACGACCGGGGCGGACGCATCGAGATCGTGGACTGGAAGACCGGCGCCGCACCTCGCACCGCGGCCGAACGCGAAGAGCGGATGCTGCAGCTCGAGCTCTACCGTCGCGCGTATCACGCCAAGCACGGCGTCGCTCTGGACGAGATCGACGTCGCGCTCTACTACGTCGCCGAGGACCTCATCCTCCGCGGCTGA